A window of the Lolium perenne isolate Kyuss_39 chromosome 7, Kyuss_2.0, whole genome shotgun sequence genome harbors these coding sequences:
- the LOC127312343 gene encoding cytochrome P450 704C1 — MHSSLSEPRLLALPLLLLALYLARRAVFGKRRKYPPVAGTMIHQLLNLERLVDYQTELSHRYRTFRMLTPSRNKVYTVDPANVEYILRTNFSNYGKGTMHHDVLEDLLGDGIFNVDGDMWRHQRKVASFEFSTRVLREYSTGVFRDTAAELAGIVAAAGAAGERAVDMQDLFMRSTLDSIFKIGFGVSLGGLSGSSQEGAAFARAFDDASEQVLYRFFDLLWKVKRLLNVSSEAAMKRSVRTINDFVYAVIDKKMEHMGRDQHEFAKKEDILSRFLLEREKDPGCFDNKYLRDIILNFVIAGRDTSAGTLSWFLYVMCSNQHIQEKIAREVREATTGDRDVGVQEFTVCLTEGAINGMHYLHAALTEILRLYPAVPIDVKYCFSDDTLPDGYAVKKGDMVSYQPYPMGRMKFLWGDDAEEFRPERWLDHDGVFVPESPFKFTAFQAGPRMCLGKEFAYRQMKIFAAVLLYRFRFEMWERHSTVRYRPMLTLKIDGPLYVRALPRRALMSRNSENSTL; from the exons ATGCATTCATCGCTGAGCGAGCCCAGGCTGCTCGCGCTGCCGCTCCTCCTCCTAGCTCTCTACCTCGCCCGCCGCGCCGTGTTCGGTAAGAGGCGGAAGTACCCGCCCGTGGCCGGCACCATGATCCACCAGCTGCTCAACTTGGAGCGCCTGGTGGACTACCAGACGGAGCTCTCCCACAGGTACCGTACCTTCCGCATGCTCACCCCGAGCCGCAACAAAGTCTACACCGTGGACCCGGCGAACGTCGAGTACATCCTCCGCACCAACTTCTCCAACTACGGCAAGGGCACGATGCACCACGACGTGCTGGAGGACCTCCTCGGCGACGGGATCTTCAACGTGGATGGCGACATGTGGCGTCACCAGCGCAAGGTGGCCAGCTTCGAGTTCTCCACCCGGGTGCTCCGCGAGTACAGCACCGGCGTGTTCCGCGACACGGCCGCGGAGCTCGCGGGCATCgtggccgccgccggcgccgccggggaGAGGGCGGTGGACATGCAGGATCTGTTCATGCGGTCGACGCTGGACTCGATCTTCAAGATCGGGTTCGGGGTCAGCCTGGGCGGGCTGTCCGGGTCCAGCCAGGAGGGCGCGGCGTTCGCCAGGGCCTTCGACGACGCCAGCGAGCAGGTGCTGTACCGGTTCTTCGACCTGCTCTGGAAGGTCAAGCGGCTCCTCAACGTCTCCTCGGAGGCGGCCATGAAGCGGTCGGTGCGCACCATCAACGACTTCGTGTACGCGGTCATCGACAAGAAGATGGAGCACATGGGTAGAGATCAACACGAATTC GCCAAGAAGGAGGACATCCTGTCAAGATTCCTGCTGGAGAGGGAGAAGGACCCGGGCTGCTTCGACAACAAGTACCTGAGGGACATCATACTGAACTTCGTCATCGCCGGCCGCgacacgtcggctgggacgctgtcGTGGTTCCTCTACGTGATGTGCAGCAACCAGCACATCCAGGAGAAGATCGCCCGAGAGGTGCGCGAGGCCACCACCGGCGACAGGGACGTGGGCGTCCAAGAGTTCACGGTGTGCCTCACCGAGGGCGCCATTAACGGCATGCACTACCTACACGCCGCACTGACAGAGATCCTCCGGCTCTACCCTGCGGTGCCTATA GATGTCAAGTACTGCTTCTCGGACGACACGTTGCCGGACGGGTACGCGGTGAAGAAAGGTGACATGGTGAGCTACCAGCCGTACCCGATGGGCAGGATGAAGTTCCTGTGGGGCGACGACGCCGAGGAGTTCAGGCCGGAAAGGTGGCTCGACCACGATGGCGTCTTCGTCCCTGAGAGTCCATTCAAGTTCACGGCTTTCCAG gcgggtcCTCGAATGTGCCTGGGAAAGGAGTTTGCCTACAGGCAGATGAAGATATTTGCAGCCGTTCTTCTCTATCGGTTCAGGTTTGAGATGTGGGAGCGCCACTCCACCGTGAGGTACAGGCCCATGCTCACGCTCAAAATAGATGGCCCGCTCTATGTCCGTGCACTTCCACGGCGTGCTCTGATGTCGAGAAATTCAGAAAATTCAACTTTGTGA